The region AGTTGTTGGCGGGGTTTAATCTGCACACTATTGTCCGTTTACCAAAGGGTGTATTTAGTCCCTACACCAGTATTTCCACCAATATTTTGTTTTTTGAGAAGGAAAAACCCACGGAAACAGTTTGGTTTTTTGAACATCCCTACCCACCGGGCTATAAGTCTTACTCCCGTTCTAAGCCGTTGACTATTCAGGAGTTTGACCGGGAAAAGGCTTGGTGGAATAACCGAGAGCAAAATGAGTATGCTTGGCCGATGTCGGCTAAGGAGATTGCAGACCGTAACTATAATCTCGACTGCAAAAATCCCCATCAAGAAACTATTGATCATGGCGATCCAGCGGATTTGATGGCAGAATTTTTGGAAATTTCCCAACAGGTTAAGGAGATTCAAGGATTGTTGAAATCGGAATTAGTGCAGGCGTTGGGTTAATCTGATATAATTATCTTTTGTATAATTATAGGGGATAAGATGGAAGTTGAGTTAAGGAAATGGGGCAATAGTCTAGGGCTACGGATTCCCCATAAGTTGGCTGTCAGTTGGGAATTAAATGACCAGACAGTGGTGGATTTGGTAGAGACAGAGCAGGGGTTAATGATTCAGAAAAAGCTATCTCCCCCCAATCTGACATCGTTGTTGGCCTCTATTCCCCCGGATTTTACCTATCCTGATGATGTGGTGGATTTTGTGGCTAGTGCTCCCCAAGGGCAAGAGGTACTATGAGCGATCAGTCTTTTCCAGAGCGGGGAATGGTCATTCGCCTAAATTTGAACCCCACAGAGGGACGGGAACAAGAGGGGGAAGCCCGACCTTGTTTGGTGTTGAGTCATACGGCTTTTAATCAGGCGCGTAATGGCTTGGCGATCGTTGCCCCGATTACCAGTACCCTGAAGCCAGAAATTCAGACGTTAATCCCGATTCCTGCCGACTATCGGATTAAGGGATCTGTGATCGCGGAACAGGTACGAACGGTGGATTTAAGTTTACGTTGGTGGCGCGATACGGGGGAGATTATGGCGGCTTCTTTTGTGGATCAGGTTGTCAGTGTTCTTAAGTTGATTGTTGATTAACTAGCAAAGATTTATAGATTTTTTGATGTGTTTTTCTAAATTCAATTAAGAGGTAAAAATGATTACTCGTGAAGCGGTACTTGACTGTTTAAAGATCCATCGTTCTGAATTGGAAAGAATGGGAGTTAAATTTTTACGTCTTTTTGGTTCAGTGGCAAGAAATGAGGCAACGGAAAAAAGTGACCTTGATTTCTTAGTAGATTTTTTTGAAACACCTTCTTTGTTTGAATTACTTAAGGTGCAACACTTTTTGGAAGATTTATTTCAATGCAAGGTTGATCTAGGAATGGAACAGTCTTTGCGAGAACATTTGAGAAAACCTGTTTTAGAGGACGTGATTTATGCCTTTTAGAAATTATGAACTAAAGCTATGATGAAATCAGGAATTGCCCAAAATTAATAACCTATTTTATGCTTACTCCTAATTTTCCAATACTTCAAAATCTGCCAAAGTCTTTACCGCTCAATGGTACTGTCTAAAAGAACAATTAATCTTAATCAAGAAGTGAAAGCAATGTTAACGTTTGAAAAACTGTTAGATAACATAGAAGATTTACCGATTGATCAGCAAGAATTATTAATGAATATTGTCTCCCATCGGTTAGCTGACAAACGTCGCCAGCAATTAGCCCAAGAGTGTCAAGAAGGTTTAGTAGAGTTTCGTTCAGGTCAATTAAAACGCATGACGGCAGAGGAGGCAATCGCCGATTTACATAATTTTTTAGCAGAGCCAGAATGAAACGAAAAATTGTTATCACATCTCGCTTTAAGCGGTCATTGTGAAAATTTGTTAAGGGAAATCAGCGCCTAGAACGACAAATTGAAGAATCATTATCAGTAATGGCTAATGATGTTTATGCTCCAAATCTAGCTACCCATCGTTTAAAAGGTAATTTAGAGGGTTTTAAGGCTTGTTCTTGTGGCTATGATTGCCGTATTATTTTTACGATTGAAATTGACATGGATACCGGACAAGAATTAATTGTTTTGTTAAATGTTGGTTCCCATGATGATGTTTATTAATTTTCAAACTTTCTAATGATTTTTACTGCTGATGTTTTACTAGATAGGTATTTTGAAACGGCGTTTTCTGCTCCTGATGGCATTAAGCGGTTACGGGAATTGATTCTCACTTTGGCAATGCAGGGGAAGTTAGTGCCGCAAGATCCCAGTGATCAATCGGCTGGGGAGTTGTTAAAGGAAATTGAGGCGGAAAAGCAGGCATTAATTAAGGCGGGAAAAATTAAGAAGCAGAAGCCTTTACCGGAGATTACAGCAGAAGAAATTCCCTATGAGTTGCCTGAGAGTTGGGAATGGGTGAGACTAATAGAACTTGGTTTTTGGGCGACTGGTTCGGGTTTTTCGAATAATATTCAAGGAGATACCTCGCAAGAAATTCTTATGTGTAAGGTAAGTGATATGAATATTATTGGAAATGAAAAGTTTATTCGCATAGCAAATAATACTATTTCAGAAGAGTTAGCATTACAAAAGAAAACAAATATTCATGAACCCAATACTATAATTTTTCCAAAAATTGGCGGAGCAATTGCAACAAACAAAAGAAGGATTTTAATAAAAAGGACTGCTATTGATAATAATTGTCTTGGCATAAAACCTCATAAAAAGATTTATATAGAATGGATGTATAAACTGTTAGAATCTTTTGATTTTTCTCAATATCAATCTGGAACTTCAGTCCCTGCAATTAGTCAAGGAACAATTGGTTTAATAGTTTTAGGTCTACCTCTAATAGCCCAACAAAAGCGCATTGTCGAAAAAGTTGATCGCCTGATGGCCCAATGTGACCAATTAGAGCAACTCCAGCGAGAACGGGAACAGAAACGCATCCTGATTCATACAGCGGCACGGGAAAAACTATTAAAAGCCTCGGATCAGGAAACCTTTGGCCAGGCTTGGGATTTTATCAAGGAAAACTTTGGCGACTTGTACGCAGTTAAGGAAAACGTCACCAGTCTCCGCCAAGCCATTTTGCAATTGGCAGTAATGGGCAAACTCGTCCCCCAAGATCCCGGCGATCCACCTGCCAGTCATTTGTTAAAGGAAATTGAAGTAGAGAAGCAACGGTTAATTAAAGAGGGTAAACTTAAAAAGCAAAAGCCCCTACCTGAAATTACAGCCGATGAAATTCCCTATGATTTACCCGATAGTTGGGAATGGGTTAGGCTTGGAAGCCTATTCCGAGTTACTTCTGGGACAAATTTAACAAAAGAAAAGATGAAGGATGGTAAAATTCCTGTTTATGGTGGAAATGGCGTGACTGGATATCATGATGAATTTAATACTGAAAAATCAACTATTGTAATTGGACGAGTTGGGTATTACTGTGGAAGTATTCATTTAACTCCCGAAAAAGCATGGGTAACTGATAATGCTTTTTTTACAATTTACGATGAGGAAAGAATTTATCAAAATTTTGTTATTTGGCTTTTTAAGACAATTAATCTTCAGACTGACAAAAGCGCAACCGCTCAACCTGTTATATCAGGCAGTAAAATATACCCTATTCTCATCCCCCTTCCCCCACTGCCCGAACAACACCGCATCGTCGCAAAAGTGGACGCATTAATGACATTGTGCGATCGCCTAGAAACCCAAATTGACCAACAAAACGCCAAACAAACCCAACTCTTAGAATCAGTGATGGCAGAGTTTTAAGGCCTATCTAAATGAACTTTAACTGCCTTGAGATACTTTTTCGCCAGGTTCTCTGACTTTAGGCTTTCCTTCTGGATTCTTCTCAAATCCTGCGGTTGAAGTTTTGCATAAGGAATATCAGAATTAGGGGCTATTAATTGCTCTAGTCTTTGAACCGTAAAGTCCTTTGCATATTCATAGGCAATAAATGACTTACTTTTGATAAAGCCTGGCATCGATCCGCCTGGTCTTAAAATGCAGGTTCCATCGTTCAGCGTTGAACCTTCATACCATGTCGAAATATTAACAAACAGAAAAGCTTGATCGCCAAAGGGAACTAAAGCAATATATAGCAAAGATTGCTAAGGTTAGGACATAATGTAGGGAAAGAGTTAGGAAAAAAGCGATGCCAGCCCCCTACAGTGTAGATCTAAGAGAGAAAGCGGTAAGTGCAGTAGAAAAAGGAGAGAAGAAAAGCCATGTCTGCCGAACACTGAACATTAGTCGCAACACCTTAGACCTATGGATAAAAAAGAAGAAAGAAACAGGAAGTGTAGCCGCGAAGAGAGATTATGAGCGTGGTCCACGACCGAAAATAGATGATTTGGATAAATTCAGAGAATTTGCGGAGGAGAACGGTCATTTAACGCAAAAACAAATGGCAGAAAAATGGCCAGAGCCTGTAAGTAGAATAAGAATAAGTAAGGCTCTAAAGAAAATAGGGTTTACTAGAAAAAAAAACTTATATTTACAGGGAAATAGAAGAGGAAGCGAGAAAGGCATTTGAAGATGAAATCAAGCAATATGCGGCAGAAAAACTGATTTATATGGATCAAGCCGGTCTAGATGACACTCTAGACTACCCCTATGGGTACTGTCATAAATCAGAGAGATTAAAGGCGAGCAAATTAGGACATAGAACCAAGAGAGTCAGCATAATAAGTTGTTGGTGG is a window of Synechocystis sp. PCC 7338 DNA encoding:
- a CDS encoding restriction endonuclease subunit S, whose protein sequence is MIFTADVLLDRYFETAFSAPDGIKRLRELILTLAMQGKLVPQDPSDQSAGELLKEIEAEKQALIKAGKIKKQKPLPEITAEEIPYELPESWEWVRLIELGFWATGSGFSNNIQGDTSQEILMCKVSDMNIIGNEKFIRIANNTISEELALQKKTNIHEPNTIIFPKIGGAIATNKRRILIKRTAIDNNCLGIKPHKKIYIEWMYKLLESFDFSQYQSGTSVPAISQGTIGLIVLGLPLIAQQKRIVEKVDRLMAQCDQLEQLQREREQKRILIHTAAREKLLKASDQETFGQAWDFIKENFGDLYAVKENVTSLRQAILQLAVMGKLVPQDPGDPPASHLLKEIEVEKQRLIKEGKLKKQKPLPEITADEIPYDLPDSWEWVRLGSLFRVTSGTNLTKEKMKDGKIPVYGGNGVTGYHDEFNTEKSTIVIGRVGYYCGSIHLTPEKAWVTDNAFFTIYDEERIYQNFVIWLFKTINLQTDKSATAQPVISGSKIYPILIPLPPLPEQHRIVAKVDALMTLCDRLETQIDQQNAKQTQLLESVMAEF
- a CDS encoding AbrB/MazE/SpoVT family DNA-binding domain-containing protein, whose amino-acid sequence is MEVELRKWGNSLGLRIPHKLAVSWELNDQTVVDLVETEQGLMIQKKLSPPNLTSLLASIPPDFTYPDDVVDFVASAPQGQEVL
- a CDS encoding IS630 transposase-related protein, with product MPAPYSVDLREKAVSAVEKGEKKSHVCRTLNISRNTLDLWIKKKKETGSVAAKRDYERGPRPKIDDLDKFREFAEENGHLTQKQMAEKWPEPVSRIRISKALKKIGFTRKKNLYLQGNRRGSEKGI
- a CDS encoding type II toxin-antitoxin system PemK/MazF family toxin, which codes for MSDQSFPERGMVIRLNLNPTEGREQEGEARPCLVLSHTAFNQARNGLAIVAPITSTLKPEIQTLIPIPADYRIKGSVIAEQVRTVDLSLRWWRDTGEIMAASFVDQVVSVLKLIVD
- a CDS encoding nucleotidyltransferase family protein — protein: MITREAVLDCLKIHRSELERMGVKFLRLFGSVARNEATEKSDLDFLVDFFETPSLFELLKVQHFLEDLFQCKVDLGMEQSLREHLRKPVLEDVIYAF